A single genomic interval of Zingiber officinale cultivar Zhangliang chromosome 4A, Zo_v1.1, whole genome shotgun sequence harbors:
- the LOC121969930 gene encoding uncharacterized protein LOC121969930, translating into MAPAQFLSDAKEEGKPDVSVKSENKDFAVTKEAVGVCSYNGEDRIRCVGSLKDMARDVDVLDEKKLNHIVKSENLVLVDDKHALGMLCTNNCEDIVYCVGSSSSLSKVDNDMDEEIDIVDCTKGIDGKMVNFDDPDATECSSSFGNTFSGSESELKQENGDMEVDSPFVPSNGDPIGLDVLNRDFRKKKVSAQWRKLINPLMWRCQWLELRMKLLLSQTSMYDKELAAYKHEKELQSKIIELDCSGSRSVPFTSRNNRKRVMQRSKRKRTEDKVDISSYMSNHVVFSYYENKRTDTDGHLVDDDCGEDDNIIGNDDNEWLLGLKGRDDSLEQILLNIESVQSRIVKLKTQINNVMGRDVRERSAANLFLGDSPLSFLQNVTGGGTLSTGLPGTPPHHESECEMEAVMPVSEGSSYGDATDIGIIESTIGLLSTGDVTLDQNQMRDLCKDNEEDVLIDNQVAEEEYKNFEKVSHETDKLDGMEKSNNEIHSGDESTAPMASVPEASPSGTNGEMPLQTVQKKPCYTGKRRGRKPKKKKRQASLVSSPPQPKSKKLRVSGSSTSSRAHTRGPSKTEKLQASSPKLWRSERLKMRRLAVKKT; encoded by the exons ATGGCCCCTGCTCAATTTTTGTCTGATGCCAAAGAAGAAGGTAAACCTGATGTGTCAGTGAAATCAGAGAACAAGGATTTTGCAGTCACAAAAGAGGCTGTAGGTGTTTGTTCATATAATGGTGAAGATCGCATACGCTGTGTTGGTTCCTTGAAAGACATGGCCAGGGATGTAGATGTCCTGGATGAAAAAAAACTGAACCACATTGTAAAATCTGAGAACTTGGTATTGGTTGATGACAAACATGCATTAGGAATGTTGTGTACAAACAATTGTGAAGACATTGTTTATTGTGTTGGATCCTCTAGTTCCTTGAGTAAGGTGGATAATGACATGGATGAGGAAATTGACATTGTCGATTGCACAAAAGGCATTGATGGCAAGATGGTGAATTTTGATGACCCAGATGCAACTGAGTGTTCAAGCTCGTTTGGGAACACTTTCTCAGGCTCAGAGAGCGAGTTGAAGCAGGAGAATGGGGATATGGAAGTTGATTCACCCTTTGTTCCTTCAAATGGGGATCCCATTGGATTGGATGTGCTTAACAGGGATTTTAG GAAGAAGAAAGTGAGTGCCCAATGGAGAAAATTAATCAACCCTCTAATGTGGAGATGTCAATGGTTAGAGTTGCGCATGAAACTATTGTTGTCACAAACCTCAATGTATGATAAGGAGCTTGCTGCATACAAGCATGAAAAGGAACTTCAGTCGAAGATTATTGAGTTGGATTGTTCTGGCTCTAGATCAGTTCCCTTCACATCTCGAAACAATCGGAAAAGAGTCATGCAAAGGAGTAAAAGGAAAAGAACAGAAGATAAAGTTGACATATCATCATATATGTCAAATCATGTTGTATTTTCTTACTATG AGAATAAGAGAACAGATACAGATGGCCACTTAGTTGATGATGATTGTGGTGAAG ATGACAACATCATAGGCAATGATGATAATGAGTGGTTGCTTGGCTTGAAAGGCCGTGATGATTCCCTTGAACAAATTCTTTTGAACATTGAATCTGTTCAATCTCGAATTGTGAAGTTGAAGACTCAGATCAATAATGTGATGGGTAGAGATGTAAGAGAGCGATCTGCTGCCAATTTATTTCTAGGAGATTCACCGTTGAGTTTTCTGCAAAATGTTACTGGTGGAGGTACATTGTCAACTGGGTTGCCAGGTACACCGCCACACCATGAATCTGAATGTGAGATGGAGGCGGTTATGCCCGTGAGTGAGGGTTCAAGCTATGGTGATGCTACAGATATTGGTATAATTGAAAGCACAATCGGCTTGTTGTCCACTGGTGATGTAACCCTTGATCAGAATCAAATGAGAGACTTGTGCAAAGAT AATGAAGAAGACGTGTTGATTGATAACCAAGTAGCTGAGGAAGAATATAAAAACTTCGAGAAGGTGAGTCATGAAACAGATAAACTTGACGGTATGGAAAAGTCAAACAACGAGATCCATTCTGGCGACGAAAGTACTGCCCCAATGGCATCAGTGCCAGAAGCAAGTCCATCAGGAACTAATGGTGAAATGCCACTGCAAACAGTTCAAAAGAAGCCCTGTTACACCGGTAAAAGGAGAGGACGGAAGCCCAAGAAAAAAAAGAGGCAAGCCAGTttggtttcttctccacctcaaCCAAAGAGTAAGAAGCTTCGTGTCTCTGGTTCTTCAACGAGCAGCAGGGCTCATACTCGTGGTCCTTCCAAAACTGAGAAGCTTCAGGCTTCGAGCCCTAAACTCTGGAGGAGTGAGAGGCTTAAGATGCGAAGATTGGCAGTCAAGAAGACATGA